In Opitutaceae bacterium TAV5, one genomic interval encodes:
- a CDS encoding cell division protein FtsA, which yields MSRSRFVGAVEIGTSQVTVLIGEVTAGRALHIIGFGEASSSGIIKGAAVDFRRASDAVHRAISDAERNARVHIDEVFLAQTGSHLDGFCNEATINVSAADNMVSQIDIDTVCGLAKGRKLPEGRVVVHHLPGPFRLDGRLTPDPEHLSGQRLEAQYWTVHGDERKIADHIHIIKGFNLPVTQLILSGLASGTVLTSAEDRQNGVLVIDIGAGATDYILYRHGCAHTAGVVAVGGSHVTNDLSLGLRVTEGQADKLKHLYGRSMVAARDRSDKVWLNGDFGIGDRAFPRQTIEQITSARMWELFEVVKKKIGEACAPGNLPAGIVLAGGASQMPATEEAAARVFGVNARLCELPGWVNENLRHPRFATVLGLLSYGGQSLTEEARSRRQRPGLGSFIKKLISV from the coding sequence ATGTCCAGATCCAGATTTGTCGGAGCCGTTGAAATCGGCACCTCCCAGGTCACCGTTCTCATCGGCGAAGTCACCGCCGGCCGCGCCCTCCACATCATCGGGTTTGGCGAGGCCTCCTCGTCCGGCATCATCAAAGGCGCCGCGGTTGACTTCCGCCGGGCCAGCGATGCCGTCCACCGCGCCATCTCCGACGCCGAGAGAAACGCCCGCGTCCACATCGACGAAGTCTTCCTCGCCCAGACCGGCAGCCACCTCGACGGCTTCTGCAACGAGGCGACCATCAACGTCAGCGCCGCCGACAACATGGTCAGCCAGATCGATATCGACACCGTCTGCGGCCTCGCCAAGGGCCGGAAACTCCCCGAAGGCCGCGTCGTTGTCCATCATCTCCCCGGCCCCTTCCGCCTCGACGGGCGCCTCACGCCCGACCCCGAGCACCTCAGCGGCCAGCGCCTCGAAGCGCAGTACTGGACGGTCCACGGCGACGAGCGCAAGATCGCCGACCACATCCACATCATCAAGGGCTTCAACCTGCCCGTCACCCAGCTCATCCTCTCCGGCCTGGCGTCCGGCACCGTGCTCACCTCCGCCGAGGACCGGCAAAACGGCGTCCTCGTCATCGACATCGGCGCCGGCGCCACCGACTACATCCTCTATCGCCACGGCTGCGCCCACACCGCCGGTGTCGTCGCCGTCGGCGGTTCCCACGTCACCAACGACCTTTCGCTCGGCCTGCGCGTCACCGAAGGCCAGGCCGACAAGCTGAAACACCTCTACGGCCGCAGCATGGTCGCCGCCCGCGACCGTTCCGACAAGGTCTGGCTCAACGGTGACTTCGGCATCGGCGACCGCGCCTTTCCCCGCCAGACCATCGAACAGATCACCTCGGCGCGCATGTGGGAACTCTTCGAGGTCGTGAAGAAAAAGATCGGCGAGGCCTGCGCCCCCGGGAATCTCCCCGCCGGCATCGTGCTCGCCGGAGGCGCCTCGCAGATGCCTGCCACCGAGGAAGCCGCCGCCCGCGTCTTCGGCGTCAACGCCCGCCTTTGCGAACTGCCCGGCTGGGTCAACGAAAACCTCCGCCATCCGCGTTTCGCCACCGTCCTCGGCCTCCTCAGCTACGGCGGCCAGAGCCTCACCGAAGAAGCCCGCTCGCGCCGCCAGCGCCCCGGCCTCGGCAGCTTCATCAAGAAACTCATCTCCGTGTGA
- a CDS encoding cell division protein FtsZ: protein MPLPLPVDDTVLSDRTVAIKVVGVGGAGSNCVDRLKMENLERLNMAVINTDFQALSASPVQEKILIGSAITRGLGAGGDPELGSAAADHDRDKITAAVKDCDLVFLVAGMGGGTGSGAAPTVAEIASEAGALVIAFVTQPFTFEGGRRVKQAEDGLIALRKVCDAVIPLPNDILLQEAAEGETALDSFARADEWIGRAVKSLWSMLHRTGLINLDFATLRQAFHTRGGKTLFGLASGSGEQAVVDAIEGLKLCPLLATPDFARKADRLLVNIVGGTDLTLPKVNDIMTAVTEQFGRDSHIIMGAVIDEDMQGRVDIVVIGTTDISSRGYTPRRPRATAAATPARSPAPATNTEIGLELPSVPAPVTRKPASRPTPATETTGRYQEEMRAAQEELPLEDLPNRGTFEQTDRNLFEGQDLDIPTYLRKGIKIVL from the coding sequence CTGCCCCTCCCCCTCCCGGTCGATGACACCGTCCTCTCCGACCGCACCGTCGCGATCAAGGTCGTCGGCGTCGGCGGCGCCGGCTCCAACTGTGTGGACCGCCTGAAAATGGAGAACCTCGAACGGCTCAACATGGCCGTCATCAACACCGATTTTCAGGCGCTCTCCGCCTCGCCCGTCCAGGAAAAAATCCTCATCGGCTCTGCCATCACCCGCGGGCTCGGCGCCGGTGGCGACCCCGAACTCGGCAGCGCCGCCGCCGATCACGACCGCGACAAGATCACCGCCGCCGTCAAGGATTGCGACCTCGTCTTTCTCGTTGCCGGCATGGGCGGCGGCACCGGCAGCGGCGCCGCGCCCACCGTCGCCGAAATTGCCTCCGAGGCCGGCGCTCTCGTCATCGCCTTTGTCACGCAACCCTTCACCTTCGAAGGCGGCCGCCGCGTCAAGCAGGCCGAGGACGGCCTCATTGCCCTGCGCAAGGTCTGCGACGCCGTCATTCCCCTTCCCAACGACATCCTCCTCCAGGAAGCCGCCGAAGGCGAAACCGCGCTCGACTCCTTCGCTCGCGCCGACGAATGGATCGGCCGCGCCGTCAAGTCGCTCTGGTCGATGCTTCACCGCACGGGCCTGATCAATCTCGATTTCGCGACGCTCCGCCAGGCGTTCCACACCCGCGGCGGCAAGACGCTCTTCGGCCTCGCTTCCGGTTCCGGCGAGCAGGCCGTGGTCGATGCCATCGAGGGGCTGAAACTCTGTCCCCTGCTCGCCACCCCCGATTTCGCCCGCAAGGCCGACCGGCTCCTGGTCAACATCGTTGGCGGTACCGACCTCACGCTCCCCAAGGTCAACGACATCATGACTGCCGTCACCGAGCAATTCGGCCGCGACTCGCACATCATCATGGGCGCTGTCATCGACGAGGACATGCAAGGCCGCGTGGACATCGTTGTCATCGGCACGACCGACATCAGCAGCCGCGGCTACACCCCTCGCCGTCCCCGCGCGACTGCCGCCGCGACACCGGCCCGTTCGCCTGCGCCTGCGACCAACACCGAGATCGGCCTGGAACTCCCCTCCGTCCCTGCTCCGGTCACACGCAAGCCCGCGTCCCGCCCCACTCCCGCCACGGAAACGACCGGCCGTTATCAGGAAGAAATGCGCGCCGCCCAGGAAGAACTCCCTCTCGAGGACCTGCCCAACCGTGGCACCTTCGAGCAGACCGACCGCAACCTCTTCGAAGGCCAGGACCTCGACATCCCCACCTACCTGCGCAAAGGCATCAAGATCGTGTTGTAA
- a CDS encoding cell division protein FtsQ, with protein sequence MSHAHLSIPPPARSWTEIPQEIAPRAMSAAGRRRAAFSMCKLILVSALIGTTIWAGIEIYMTWRHDPRRLADPTQSSPLRTIALQHTNGVLTRDWLVETLAIRPGSTLMGLDLEALKARLLANGQVRNAILTRQFPDTLAVTLDERTPVIRILVQDESGQPLHAVVSQDGTVYRGINYDPALISSLPWLDGVGLRRLSGETFAPVAGIDSVARLLEDTRTWTPALAPEFSIVSLVRYADDGILIVNTTRGEQFLFGTSDDFFRQLARLDYILEQARQAPDARPLQSVNLALGRQVPIRFQAPPAPAPAAPAPRRAVARQQPAAAPQPQPEPALRQIVIPAPPAEAGTPAHTPPPQQQPQPQAPAGRLLPPTRPGAQPQTQTSVLPRIAFHI encoded by the coding sequence GTGAGTCACGCTCATCTCAGCATTCCGCCGCCCGCCCGCTCCTGGACCGAGATCCCCCAGGAAATCGCGCCGCGCGCCATGTCCGCCGCCGGCCGCCGCCGCGCCGCGTTCTCGATGTGCAAGCTCATCCTCGTCTCCGCCCTCATCGGCACCACCATCTGGGCCGGTATCGAGATTTACATGACCTGGCGTCACGATCCCCGCCGCCTCGCCGATCCCACGCAATCCAGCCCCCTGCGCACCATCGCCCTCCAGCACACCAACGGCGTCCTCACCCGGGATTGGCTCGTCGAGACGCTCGCCATCCGCCCCGGCTCCACGCTCATGGGCCTGGATCTCGAAGCCCTCAAGGCCCGCCTCCTCGCCAACGGGCAGGTGCGCAACGCCATCCTCACCCGCCAGTTTCCCGACACCCTCGCCGTCACGCTCGACGAGCGCACCCCCGTCATCCGCATCCTCGTGCAGGACGAGAGCGGGCAGCCCCTCCATGCCGTCGTCTCGCAGGACGGCACCGTGTACCGCGGCATCAACTACGATCCCGCCCTGATCAGTTCGCTCCCCTGGCTCGACGGCGTCGGCCTGCGCCGGCTCTCCGGCGAAACGTTCGCGCCCGTCGCCGGCATCGACAGCGTTGCCCGGCTCCTCGAGGACACCCGCACCTGGACGCCCGCCCTCGCCCCCGAGTTCAGCATCGTCTCCCTCGTCCGCTATGCCGATGACGGCATCCTCATCGTCAACACCACCCGCGGAGAGCAATTCCTCTTCGGCACCTCCGACGATTTTTTCCGCCAGCTCGCCCGGCTCGACTACATCCTCGAACAGGCCCGCCAGGCTCCCGACGCCCGCCCGCTCCAGTCCGTCAACCTCGCTCTCGGCCGCCAGGTTCCGATCCGCTTCCAGGCTCCCCCCGCACCCGCCCCGGCCGCACCCGCGCCACGCCGGGCCGTCGCGCGCCAGCAACCGGCGGCGGCCCCGCAACCGCAACCGGAACCCGCCCTGCGCCAGATCGTCATCCCGGCTCCGCCCGCCGAAGCCGGGACCCCGGCGCACACGCCGCCGCCGCAGCAACAGCCGCAGCCGCAGGCGCCGGCCGGCCGGCTGCTCCCGCCGACCCGCCCCGGCGCCCAGCCGCAAACGCAGACATCCGTCCTCCCCCGCATCGCCTTCCACATCTAG